The bacterium DNA segment CAGTTCGTAGTTTTCGAAATCCCGTGCGCTCAGCCTCGTCAGGCGCCCGGTGTCGGCTTTGACATGCCTGAGCCGTCCCACTGCTATCCGCGGCGCCTGGACCGGCAGGAAAACCCTGGCCTTCCTCCGGCCGGCCCGCCGGCCCAGGAGCTCGAGGACCAGGAGGAGGAGCCTGTGGGGAGGCTGTGAACGGCCCAGGTCGTCCACCATGTGAAGTTCCTCGCCGCCGGGAGAGACGTAAAAACCCACGTCCGCGCCCAGGGCGCGGACGATCTTCCCGACCCGTGCGAGGCTCTCCTGGACCATGGCCGGTGTCTGGGCCAGCCGTGTCGCGTCGGGATGGGCGTTGAGGATAACCGATTCACAGCCGAGATCGGCCAGGATCTCGGGCAGGATGCGTGAGGTGGACCCGTGAGCCAGGTCGAGGATGACCGTGTAGTTCCGCTTGCGCAACGAGTCCACGTCCACTTCCCTGAGAAAACTCTCGCGGTAGAAATCCAGGGCCAGGGGCAGTTCCGAGATGGTGCCGATCCGGTTGTGATGGCTGCGCCGGAACTTCTCCCGGAAGAAGATCTTCTCGATCTCCCTGGCGGTGTTTTCCCCGATGGCAAGGCCGTCCGAGTCGTAAAAGAGGATCTCGGTGGAGGATTCGTCCCCGGGTTTCTGCCTGAAGTGGACCCCTCCGACCTCACCGAAGGTGGTCAGCTTGTACCTGGTCACCGGAAGGGGCATGAGCCGCAGGTCGGAAACGGAAACACCTGTGGAAAGGATCCCTCCGAGGAAAGCCCGCTTGAGCATCCTGGACGCGTTGTGATCGTCCCGGCTGACCAGGATACGGCCGCTTTCCGGGAATACGGAGCCGAAGGCCTCGCCGAGTTTCGCGACAAACCCGGAACTCAATTCCGCGTTGGTCCTCCCCGAGACGCGGTTGCCTTCGAAGATCGCTGCCTTCCAGCGGTCGCCCCAGATGAGGTTGGTTGAAAGCACAGAGCCCGCCTCGACCCTCTTGCCGGGCCACAGAGACACGTCCCTTTCCACCGAAACCCCGTCTTCGAGGATGCAGTCGGACGCGATGACCGCCCCTTCCGGGATGTAGGCTCCCTCGCCGAGGCGGACGTTGTCGCACAGGACACTGTTGACGACACGGCACCTCCGGCCCACGGCGATCCCGCTCCAGAGGACCGACGATTCGACGAGGCAACCGGGGCTGACCTCGCACCCCTCCCCGAAAACGGAATCGGCGTACTCGCCCCGTGGCAGCCTCACGCCGGGACCGACCACGACCGTGCCCCGGACCCTGGCCCCTGGAGCCACCCGGGCCCCCTCGTCCAGCCATGCCGTCCCTTCGGCGAACTTCACTGCCTCACCCGGCATGGCGAGGCGGGTCTTGCCGTGGAAGATCTCGTGGTGGACCTGGCGGTAGGATTCAGGGTTCCCCACATCGCGCCAGTACCCCGGCGCATTGAAGCCGTAGAGGGGCTTTCGCCCCTTGAGGAGGCGGGGGAAAAGATCCCGCGAGAAATCGAAAGGCTTCCCCGCGGGAATGAAACCGAGGGCTTCCGGTTCCAGGATGTAGATGCCGGTGTTGACGGTATCGCTCACGACCTCACCCCAACCGGGTTTTTCAAGGAAGTTCCTGATCCGTCCCCTGTCGTCGGCGACGACGACCCCGAACTGGAGGGGGTTTGCCACCGAGGTCAGTACCAGCGTGGCCAGGGCACCACGTTCTTTGTGGAACTTCACGGCCGCGCCAAGGTCGATGTCGGTCACCAGGTCACCGGACATGACAAGGAACGTCTCCTTGAGCCTGTCCACGGCAAACCTCACCGAACCGGCTGTGCCGTAGTCCGCGTCAGGCACAACATAGGTGAGTTTCGCCGTGCCCTCCCAGCGCTTGTCGAAGTGGTCTTTTATCTTCTCGGGCATGAAGTAAAGCAGAAGGGAGATCTCCTCGGCGCCCAGGCTGTCGAGGTCTTCCAGGATGTACTCGAGCATGGGCTTGTTCATGAGAGGGAGCATCGGCTTTGGCACCCCCGAGGTCAGGGGCTGTATCCTCGTGCCGAACCCGCCCGCTAAAACGACCGCCTTCATCCCTTTTTTCTCCCCTTTCCATAACGTTTTTCCAGCACCTTGGAGATCTCGTCCAGGAGTTCATGGGAATCCGAGGATTTGACGACGTACCCTTCGGCCAGCCACGAGGAGAAGTCCGACCTGAAGGAGCTGTAGGCCGAGGAGAGGATGACCGGAACGTGGCTCTGCTCCCGTGATATATCCTGGAGAAGTTCCAGTCCGCTCTCTCCCTTGAGCCTGATATCAAGGACGACCAGGTGCACGGTATGGTTTTTCAGCGCCTCCATCGTCCCGCGGCTGTCCACCGCGGTCAGAACCTCGTAACCGGCTGATTCCATCTGCATCCGGTACAGTTCCCGGATACCCTCTTCATCATCGACGACCAGGATACGATAGTTCATGCTCTCCCCCTGTCAGAGGTTAATATCCAGCGCCAGGAACCCATCGGACCAGGAAAGGGTGATCTGTTCCTGGTCCAGATATTCCGCGATCTTCTTCAATTCCCCCAGTCCCTCCGGTCCTCCCTGCCGATCCGGCTCGAACAGGCGTCCGGAAAAGGTGAAGGTGACGCGCACACCGTGGGCGGCGGCCGTTGTGGCGACCACGAGGCCATCCAGGCTCCCCGCCATGAGAACCATGACTCCCATGAGGCGGGCGATGGCCCCGCTCACCTTCCCGTAATTCAGCTGAACGAGGGAAATATCCCCTTCCTCGAGGGTTATGGAAAGGGGCACCAGGGGGTGAAAGCTTCTGTAGGCCCTGATGACCTCGTTAATGAGGTGGTTCAGGTCCCAGAAATGCCTGTCCGGGAACTGTTCCTCCACCTGGGAAACAAAATCGTCCAGGAACCCCTCCAGCTCTCCCATGGCCTCACGCAGCGCCGCGATATTGCCGGAGATCTCCCCGGTGTCGTTGGCCACCTTCTCCAACCGTTCCAGATGGCCCGCCATGGAAACCAGGGGGTTCAACAGGTTGTGAGCCAGTACGGCGGAATACCGGCCCATGATGTTCTTCCTTTCGAGCCTGACG contains these protein-coding regions:
- a CDS encoding response regulator, which produces MNYRILVVDDEEGIRELYRMQMESAGYEVLTAVDSRGTMEALKNHTVHLVVLDIRLKGESGLELLQDISREQSHVPVILSSAYSSFRSDFSSWLAEGYVVKSSDSHELLDEISKVLEKRYGKGRKKG
- a CDS encoding sugar phosphate nucleotidyltransferase, whose amino-acid sequence is MKAVVLAGGFGTRIQPLTSGVPKPMLPLMNKPMLEYILEDLDSLGAEEISLLLYFMPEKIKDHFDKRWEGTAKLTYVVPDADYGTAGSVRFAVDRLKETFLVMSGDLVTDIDLGAAVKFHKERGALATLVLTSVANPLQFGVVVADDRGRIRNFLEKPGWGEVVSDTVNTGIYILEPEALGFIPAGKPFDFSRDLFPRLLKGRKPLYGFNAPGYWRDVGNPESYRQVHHEIFHGKTRLAMPGEAVKFAEGTAWLDEGARVAPGARVRGTVVVGPGVRLPRGEYADSVFGEGCEVSPGCLVESSVLWSGIAVGRRCRVVNSVLCDNVRLGEGAYIPEGAVIASDCILEDGVSVERDVSLWPGKRVEAGSVLSTNLIWGDRWKAAIFEGNRVSGRTNAELSSGFVAKLGEAFGSVFPESGRILVSRDDHNASRMLKRAFLGGILSTGVSVSDLRLMPLPVTRYKLTTFGEVGGVHFRQKPGDESSTEILFYDSDGLAIGENTAREIEKIFFREKFRRSHHNRIGTISELPLALDFYRESFLREVDVDSLRKRNYTVILDLAHGSTSRILPEILADLGCESVILNAHPDATRLAQTPAMVQESLARVGKIVRALGADVGFYVSPGGEELHMVDDLGRSQPPHRLLLLVLELLGRRAGRRKARVFLPVQAPRIAVGRLRHVKADTGRLTRLSARDFENYELAANVDGAFAFTRFAPHWDAMFSLAVILEMMASAGGTLSEIVDGLPVTHYHSLSAVCPAENKGRVMRNFRQAVGDLELSFTDGVHAAMDDSWILLLPDVHGPRVRLAVESGDPAKARRLINTWGRRISRWALER